A stretch of Apteryx mantelli isolate bAptMan1 chromosome 24, bAptMan1.hap1, whole genome shotgun sequence DNA encodes these proteins:
- the LOC136994095 gene encoding olfactory receptor 14J1-like has protein sequence MSNSSSFKEFLLQAFADTRQLQLLHFWLFLGIYLAALLGNGIIITAIACDHRLHTPMYFFLLNLSLLDLGTISTTVPKSMANSLCNTRAISYWECAAQVFHFTFLFSTEYSVLTVMAYDRYVAICRPLHYGTIMSSRACVKMAAAAWASGFLYGLLHTATTFSIPLCQGNVVEQFFCEIPQILKLSCSHAYLREVGALVLTLCLVFGCFIFIVLSYVQIFTAVLRIPSEQGRHKAFSMCLPHLAVVSLCVSTAMFAYLKPPSLSSPALDLVVAVLYAVVPPTVNPLIYSMRNKELKDALKKLVQLLLLQQQ, from the coding sequence atgtccaacagcagctccttcaaagagttcctcctccaggcctttgcagatacgcggcagctgcagctcttgcacttctggctcttcctgggcatctacctggctgccctcctgggcaatggcatcatcatcacagccatagcctgcgaccaccgcctccacacccccatgtacttcttcctcctcaacctctccctcctcgaccttggcaccatctccaccactgtccccaaatccatggccaattctctctgcaacaccagggccatttcctactgggaatgtgctgcacaggtgtttcattttacctttctcttctcaactgagtattctgttctcactgtcatggcctatgaccgctacgtggccatctgcagacccctgcactacgggaccatcatgagcagcagagcttgtgtcaaaatggcagcagctgcctgggccagtggttttctctatggtctcctgcacactgctaccacattttccataccactctgccaaggcaatgtcgtggagcagttcttctgtgaaattccccagatcctcaagctctcctgctcacatgcctacctcagggaagttggggctcTTGTGCTTACTCTTTGTTTagtgtttgggtgtttcatcttcattgtgctgtcttacgtgcagatcttcactgctgtgctgaggatcccctctgagcagggccggcacaaagccttctccatgtgcctccctcacctggccgtggtctccctgtgtgtcagcactgcaatgtttgcctacctgaagcccccttccctctcctccccagctttggatctggttgtagctgttctgtacgcggtggtgcctccaacagtgaaccccctcatctacagcatgaggaacaaggagctcaaggatgcactgaagaaactggttcaactgctactacttcagcaacaataa